The proteins below are encoded in one region of Shewanella algae:
- a CDS encoding alkaline phosphatase D family protein codes for MSKKLILGPVLGLESDTLYTVTFISDKNASQASVTYADGQETEAVLIGEIYSGHVWRAVLTLAMQDKRHVNYSISVDAEPAEDKACRTFWTFYVPGANEKPKFAYASCNGFSDYKMLTTTEQPYRLWKDMATEHFTKPFSLLLLGGDQVYADSMWTTLSTLKAWNELPREEKVNRKATKDMRTQLDRFYSELYVDRWNKEPIAHMLASIPSIMMWDDHDIFDGWGSYPDDLQKKCDVYQAIFAAARKHFSLLQVRGRDNTSLLATGDNTHFSMAVHFRGYNILALDNRSERTLLQVMSSEQWKDIKQYLENDCNHGDLLVMTAVPVVYRDFSFAESVVDSTPWEEELTDDLKDHWRAKEHEGERLKLIMALLDNAKIRNTKTVLLSGDVHVGCLGIIRDLRSQQPISIHQVVSSGIVHPAPTYLEWLGILAVTNDDLEYLEETRSITADMLKPQGSNKYIRARNFVTLLEGTDAKLWVNWINESKDKPAFPLQ; via the coding sequence ATGTCTAAAAAACTAATACTCGGCCCTGTACTGGGACTTGAGTCCGATACGCTCTATACCGTTACGTTTATCTCTGACAAAAATGCCAGCCAGGCATCTGTAACTTATGCAGATGGCCAAGAGACAGAGGCGGTGCTGATTGGCGAAATCTACTCAGGGCATGTCTGGCGTGCTGTATTAACCTTAGCCATGCAGGACAAGCGCCACGTCAACTACAGTATTTCAGTAGATGCAGAGCCTGCGGAAGACAAAGCCTGCAGAACTTTCTGGACGTTTTATGTGCCCGGTGCCAATGAGAAGCCCAAGTTTGCATACGCCTCATGTAACGGTTTCTCCGACTATAAAATGCTGACAACAACAGAGCAGCCATATCGCTTATGGAAAGACATGGCCACAGAGCACTTTACTAAACCGTTCTCCCTATTGTTATTAGGTGGAGATCAGGTATATGCCGATTCCATGTGGACGACACTGAGCACGCTGAAAGCCTGGAATGAGCTTCCACGGGAGGAGAAGGTTAATCGCAAAGCAACGAAAGACATGCGAACACAGTTAGATCGGTTCTACAGTGAGCTTTATGTCGATAGATGGAACAAAGAACCCATAGCTCATATGTTGGCATCTATTCCCTCTATCATGATGTGGGACGACCACGACATATTTGATGGTTGGGGCAGTTACCCGGACGATTTACAGAAGAAATGTGACGTATATCAAGCCATCTTTGCAGCAGCAAGAAAACACTTCTCTTTACTTCAGGTTCGGGGCAGAGACAACACAAGCTTATTGGCAACCGGGGACAATACACATTTCTCAATGGCGGTGCACTTTAGAGGATATAACATCCTCGCGTTGGACAATCGTTCTGAGCGTACGCTGCTGCAGGTCATGAGCAGTGAGCAGTGGAAAGACATCAAACAGTACTTAGAAAACGACTGCAACCACGGGGACTTGCTGGTTATGACTGCGGTACCCGTGGTGTACCGGGATTTTTCTTTTGCAGAAAGTGTCGTCGATTCTACACCGTGGGAAGAAGAGCTCACAGATGATTTAAAAGACCACTGGCGAGCTAAAGAGCATGAGGGGGAGCGCCTAAAACTTATCATGGCACTTTTGGACAATGCGAAAATACGAAATACCAAAACCGTACTGCTATCAGGTGATGTGCATGTTGGCTGCCTGGGCATTATCCGGGACTTACGTTCACAGCAGCCTATAAGTATTCACCAAGTGGTGTCTTCAGGCATTGTGCATCCCGCGCCAACTTACCTAGAATGGTTAGGCATACTGGCCGTCACAAATGATGACCTCGAATATTTGGAAGAAACCCGCTCCATCACGGCCGACATGTTGAAGCCGCAGGGCTCAAACAAATATATCCGCGCCCGCAATTTTGTAACGTTGCTCGAGGGGACAGATGCAAAACTCTGGGTCAACTGGATAAATGAAAGTAAAGATAAGCCTGCATTCCCGCTTCAGTAA